TTTGCACACTGGTGCCCACCCAATTCGCCACATGCTTTGAGCCACACCAGTGCTACCAGTGCTATGGCTGGAGGCATCTGAGCTTGAATCAATTTCGGACTTACTGCTTGAAAGGAGATGAAGGTGCTGTCTGGCCGGGCTAACCTCAGCTCTACAAGCAGCATGACACCACAGTAAGAACTCATTTCCATTGTGCTGCTTAGTCCAGGGGTCAGCCCCAAATCCTCAGCAACCATGTCCTAAATCTCCTTTTGAACTAGCAGCATTAGAGATACCAAACAACACTGGGAAGGTACTTGGAATATTCCGCAGTTAATTCTAAAAGAAGTCCAATCAACACCTTAACACTGCTCGTTTATTCTCCTATTTATTTCCCACACAACAGCCTCGTTGGGCTAACTCCTGGATGACAGACAATAAGTGACTCTACATACcccatatatatgtatatacatacacacacagatatataAACTGCATTGGTCTTTTGGCTTTCCTCTACCCATCATctcatgcatttttctccagatGGCTTGGAGGCTTTTAGGAAGTTTTTGAAGTCAGAGTTCAGTGAGGAGAATGTAGAGTTCTGGCTGGCTTGCGAGGACTTCAAAAAAACCAAGTCCTCCACCAAGATCACTTTAAAAGCCCAAAGGATTTATTCTGACTTTATAGAAGCTGATGCTCCAAAGGAGGTAAATACTTTTTTGCATGTACTTTGGGTACTTACTGAAGATGggaataaaatggaaagttCAGGTCCAAAGTTCCTGGAAGGACAGAAAACACTGTTCAATGTggtttctcttccatttttatgaCAATCGTTTACCAGGTGGAAAACACTGTGAAACTCTGAAGCAAACAAAGATCTCTTATGGTTGAATGCAATATGCAACATTCTTCACATGGGGCATGTGTTTATCTCACCTTCAGAAATTTGTCTTATGATTTAAGGAAATATATGTTCAATACAATTTGCTTTCCCTAACTGTTTTCATGCAATAAGCATAATTTCCTCCATGTTCTAGGTACAAGCATATTGGGATGTTAATGATTGTatctgttcattttattttgtacagattttttttgccgtgatgaatattaaaatgtaaacttGCAAAAATTTCTATCACAGTATTCcattttatcattatttaaaaaaaaaaaaacaaaactcattgTGGAGGAACAAATTGCTAATTAATTGTTGCTTAGATGTATGATTCCTGAAAAACTTTAATGCTGATGTTTTTTGCTCTTGACAGTGACCATGCTTTGAATGTCTCCATATCTTATGCATGATCAAAATCCATTTAATTACTATTAAGAGCAAAAAATCCTTGCTAAATGAGTAAGGCCCAAACCTAAACTGATGTGGAATATCTTCATCTCTAATTTACTTTGTAGTAAACTATACTTCATAGGATTTTGTCTGACAAGATGAGATAATCAGAAACAAgtccccccccctcttttttttttcagtgatgccaacttttaaagaagcaaataaaatacaaaattcagcATGCtagaaaagaagggaagaccTCCCTGCTAATTTGCATCAGCCAGGATATATGGGAGGAAGGTCAACTGCTGATTGTTTCCTGTACACAGACTTCAGCTTTTCAGTCAaaatgaaattgattttttcctcctttcttcctacAGATAAATATTGACTTCCATACCAGAAACCACATCTCTCAGAACATCTCCGAGCCTACCCTCAGTTGCTTTGATGACGCTCAAAGGTTAATTTATAGTCTTATGGCAAAGGACTCTTTTCCCAGGTTTCTAAGGTCAAACGAGTATAAGGAACTAGTAAAGAAGCAACAGAATAGAAATCAAAAAAGGTGGCTCCCATTTttgtgaaaatggaaatgggAAAGACTTGAGTGTTTATGAATTTATAAATGTCTCCTGTTGCAGATCAGTACaggtaatattttattaaagtgaTAGTAGAAACCAGAACTAGTGTGTTTTTAAGTATGataaatatatgattttttttttttttctgttaaatttggCGGAGAAGTATCCTAGAAACAGAATGGAAACAAGCTAAGACATTTGAATTAACTtttcagttaagaaaaaaatgaaaagaaaagaaagaagtttgcTGTTAAATTTTCCAATACTTTCTTTGTTAGTCAAAGTGTTTTCACATTTTGTAAACGGAATGTTCTGGTTTCCTGGTTTGCCATTGGTTTTTCTTTAGAAGTATGgcctcaaaaaataaattcctttcaaggaacttaaatacttttattcACCTTCTTATTTGTAATcggtaaaataaataaataaataaataaataaataaataaataaataaatagaagttaAAAACCTCTTTTATCAGGTTCTGTTCCAGTtcaaaaaatggagaaatacaagaaatatgGTAGATACCATACTGTGTATGATAATAAATTAAGGAGAATATTTAATAAACAGACGCTTTCTGACAAATGTTCCTGGCATTTAGAATGTTTCACTATGAAACAGTGAATGTTTCATACTACAGCCCTCTTTAATACTTTCTTTgggtttatttcatttaattttttcattgaaatttttcatttattaattgCATAGGCATTTTGGAAAAGAAGTGGAAACCTTTgtacattttctattaaaaattcattttctttgcttttccaaatgtATTAATTGTACTGTCTACTTACACTCATGACAAAGTAATGtcagtaatgatttttttttttttccaatgaaataAAGGTAAGCACAAAAGTAGGCCAACAGTTTTAGACAAATAACCACATAAATCAGAATTTAGTGCATGGTGTCACAAGATATAAAAAGATTCTAGTACAATCTTTGCATGTCTACAAGCACGCACACAATGAATGATCTCATTCATTGCTACTAGAGGATTTACTGCATATCTTTAGGTGAAGGAAGGAGCTATGGCATGCTCTTCAGGAAAAAAGCATTCTAAACCATATGGGACAGGAAGAATATTCACAATAGAAAATAGTTCTAAACataagagacaaaaataagatttaaaaacaaacaaacaacaacagaaaaacaccaaCCAACTTTCATTTGATATGAATTTAATTCTCTTGCTTTGAGCTGCTCTAAATCTCCAGGGATCCCTCCCCTTTTTTGGAACCCTGTTCCTCTTGCCTTCTACATACCATTGCATCCTATACACAAAAGATCCTCTCTATTTTATCAAACTAAATTAAAGAACAAGTTTGTTTAGACAATACAGGACATTAAGTAGTCTGGAAGCCCTAATATGCTGCTCTCAGTTATATACTTAGGTACCACAGCTTATGGAGGTGAATTTGGTGTAAAATAGCTACTCTGTGATACCCACAGCCTAGGCTATTACctacattttcttcttgctttctgcatttcttttcatttctttattccCCAGCATTAGTGGTTAACAGAGAAATGAACATGAGCACTGAGGTTGAGCTACAAGGAGGATGTGGTTTTGTTCTGCAGTCCCACAGCTACCATTCATTTTGCAATGATACTTCAGTGGAAAATTGCAGCTTCCGCCTGCAGCGCAGCCTCGGCATCACTTCTGCACTGGGGAATTTCTGCTGATTAAAGTCACAGTGAAGACAGCGATCAGGATAGCTGAAATTATATGATTTACTCAAAAACGTAGCAAGTCATTTTTCCCTCTTAAAATCCAAACctcattttcagaagagaaaatgccCACATGTAGGAAGAGGCAGGATCAAATCACCTGTCTTAATAGGTCAAgtagaaaaccagaaaattcTGCTGCATCAATTGTTAGTGACACAAGGACAAAAAGTACCTCGAAAATAGATGTGCGATAATGAAATCTCACGTCAGTACTCCTTTAAAAATTCCGCACTTTTGACTTCATCACGAATTGAAATAGAAAGTGCAGACAAGGTGTCTGCTAGGGATCTTTGATTCCTGactgtttgaaaacacaggATAAGGAGAAGTTAAATATAAAACAGTCTAACTTGATAAAAACAATGCATGCTATTTTTCTGATAACTCTATAAAACAACAGTAGGAAGCCCTCAGTGTCAATACATCCTATGTCCACCGCAGTTGGAGATCTGACTAATTCTCTTAGCATAATTCTCTTAGCACAATTCTCTTCAGCATAATTGTCATCAATAGAGGAAACCGTTCTTAACATATCAGCATTTGACATTCATTTTAACAATTACTTAATAAAGTACCATGGATGGTTTTAACACTATTTcaattaatttagaaaatttAAGCAGAAATGTACAGTAATTGCACTTCTAAGGGTTATCACAGACTGAAgtgtaatataaaaatactaatttttcaTAGCCCCTGATTAAAATTATATTAGCTTTAATTAATTAACAGAGTTAGTAACAAATTTGCTGAGCAGACCTTTCAACCCTTTTATAAATTAGTCTATTTCTGGAGCTTAAATATGAGATGAAACTTTGCAAAGTTTAAATATATGATCAATTTAAATTTGGATATATCCATTGATAATTGGATGTGTGCGCACAGTTAATTTTTCAAGCCTTCAGAGCACTATCTTAGTACACAGCAGGCAACCAAACAAAAGAATCTACAAGCGGATTGAAGTGTTTCAGAGTTGGGCAATCAAATTTCTGAACATTTATATAATACAAGATGTGTATTATCAAAgatacatttcagaaagcatctGAAAACACCCAGATGAGAAAGCTGGGAGCTGATagtctttatttctgtttatccTCTGGATCTAAAACTGATGCTTCAAACTTTCATGTGAAAAAAACTCAAAACCAAGCATCCAAACTCTGGTAGTTTGGCACAGGAAAAGGCTAGGAACAGAAGTACAACTtagaaaactgaattttgcCCAAATCCCAGAGCTTTACCAAGAATTTCCAACATGAGCTCGGCCCGTTTGTATAAACTGTTGAGCAACAAATATGAAATGGAGAGGTTACCTCCACCTTCCATTGAAATGTAGTACCAATGTGCCCATTAGCATTTAGGGAGTGTGCAAAtactacaggaaagctggatcTGTGGTTGGGCTTCAGAGTGATCCTTCAGACCAAAGCATCAGTCAGAGAAACATCTGCAATGCCGAAGCC
The sequence above is drawn from the Anas acuta chromosome 8, bAnaAcu1.1, whole genome shotgun sequence genome and encodes:
- the RGS21 gene encoding regulator of G-protein signaling 21 — its product is MASSDSVDTLLANKDGLEAFRKFLKSEFSEENVEFWLACEDFKKTKSSTKITLKAQRIYSDFIEADAPKEINIDFHTRNHISQNISEPTLSCFDDAQRLIYSLMAKDSFPRFLRSNEYKELVKKQQNRNQKRWLPFL